The following proteins are co-located in the Camelina sativa cultivar DH55 chromosome 12, Cs, whole genome shotgun sequence genome:
- the LOC104731227 gene encoding methyl-CpG-binding domain-containing protein 1-like, protein MDAESSNSTCLKRKAKSSSEWEIDIFAVQCAECQKWRKLNSQEDYELFRSRQLEEQFVCEEIEGVSCEDAGDIEYDSSNTWVTEKPGLPETPEGFKRSYVMRKDYSKMDVYYVTSTGKKLKTLAEIEAFIAANEEFNAPLEDFNFTVPKVMEDTVPKPSKEND, encoded by the exons ATGGATGCTGAATCATCGAACTCAACATGCCTTAAG AGAAAAGCCAAAAGTTCTTCAGAGTGGGAAATAGATATCTTTGCTGTGCAATGTGCCGAGTGCCAAAAGTGGAGGAAGCTTAATTCTCAAGAGGACTACGAGCTATTCAGAAGTAGACAACTAGAGGAACAGTTTGTGTGCGAAGAGATAGAAGGTGTGTCCTGCGAAGATGCTGGAGACATAGAGTATGACTCCTCCAACACATGGGTTACTGAAAAGCCTGGCTTGCCTGAGACACCAGAAGGGTTCAAGAGGAGCTATGTTATGAGAAAGGACTACTCGAAAATGGATGTGTACTACGTAACTTCTACTGGGAAGAAGCTCAAGACGCTGGCTGAGATTGAAGCCTTCATTGCGGCCAATGAGGAGTTTAATGCACCACTTGAAGACTTCAATTTTACTGTCCCAAAGGTGATGGAAGACACTGTCCCCAAGCCATCCAAGGAAAATGATTGA